One region of Primulina tabacum isolate GXHZ01 chromosome 1, ASM2559414v2, whole genome shotgun sequence genomic DNA includes:
- the LOC142518202 gene encoding cyclin-D3-3-like isoform X2, which translates to MNIQQNAPFSCFDFLYCEEEKWVECEGEEQESEVTLNNNSPDPKNPFFSPLFHVLEQDMFWEDEELESLFLKERESCSESDNSVETICPFSLARKESVEWILRVNAYHGFSTTTAILAVNYFDRFIWSSNLRTNSKPWMMQLAVVTCLSLAAKVEETHAPLLLDLQVECSECVFDAKTIQKMELLILSSLKWRMNPVTPLSFLDHIVRRLGMKDYNYIHWEFLRSCQNLLLSVISDSRIVHYLPSVLATATMLQVIHRFEPCDDSIDHENQLLLVLKTRKEQVDDCYNLISHLLHSKNIPPKRKSSQVSSIPNGSNDQWENSSCISSSPSQPVLKKTRVQEQHMKLGSLSSRVFVDAVWSSTH; encoded by the exons atgaatatacaacaaaatgcACCATTTTCCTGCTTTGATTTCCTTTattgtgaagaagaaaaatgggtTGAATGTGAGGGAGAAGAACAAGAAAGTGAAGTTACCTTAAACAACAACAGTCCCGATCCCAAAAATCCATTCTTTTCACCCTTGTTCCATGTATTGGAACAAGATATGTTCTGGGAAGATGAAGAACTTGAATCCCTTTTCCTAAAAGAGAGAGAATCTTGTTCTGAATCCGACAACAGTGTTGAAACCATTTGTCCCTTTTCACTAGCAAGAAAAGAATCTGTGGAGTGGATACTGAGAGTCAATGCTTATCATGGATTCTCAACCACGACTGCTATTCTTGCTGTTAATTATTTCGACAGGTTTATTTGGAGCTCAAATTTACGGACAAACAGTAAGCCATGGATGATGCAGCTTGCTGTTGTTACTTGTCTGTCCTTGGCAGCTAAAGTTGAAGAAACCCATGCCCCCCTTCTCTTAGATCTTCAG GTGGAGTGTTCAGAATGTGTGTTTGATGCCAAAACCATTCAGAAAATGGAGCTTCTGATTCTTTCATCACTCAAATGGAGGATGAATCCAGTGACCCCACTTTCATTTCTCGATCACATTGTGAGGAGGCTTGGGATGAAGGACTATAACTATATCCACTGGGAATTTCTCAGGAGCTGTCAAAATCTTCTGCTCTCAGTTATATCTG ATTCAAGAATCGTACACTATCTGCCATCTGTGTTAGCTACTGCCACTATGCTTCAAGTGATTCATCGGTTCGAGCCTTGTGATGATTCCATTGACCATGAAAACCAGCTTCTTCTTGTCCTCAAAACCAGAAAG GAACAAGTGGATGATTGTTACAATCTGATCTCACACTTATTACACAGTAAAAACATCCCCCCAAAGCGCAAATCCAGCCAAGTTTCAAGCATCCCAAATGGCTCAAATGATCAGTGGGAAAATTCATCATGCATTTCTTCGTCACCCAGCCAGCCAGTTCTCAAGAAAACCAGGGTTCAAGAACAGCACATGAAGCTGGGATCATTGAGCAGCAGAGTTTTTGTAGATGCCGTATGGAGCAGCACtcattga
- the LOC142518202 gene encoding cyclin-D3-3-like isoform X1, with protein MNIQQNAPFSCFDFLYCEEEKWVECEGEEQESEVTLNNNSPDPKNPFFSPLFHVLEQDMFWEDEELESLFLKERESCSESDNSVETICPFSLARKESVEWILRVNAYHGFSTTTAILAVNYFDRFIWSSNLRTNSKPWMMQLAVVTCLSLAAKVEETHAPLLLDLQVECSECVFDAKTIQKMELLILSSLKWRMNPVTPLSFLDHIVRRLGMKDYNYIHWEFLRSCQNLLLSVISADSRIVHYLPSVLATATMLQVIHRFEPCDDSIDHENQLLLVLKTRKEQVDDCYNLISHLLHSKNIPPKRKSSQVSSIPNGSNDQWENSSCISSSPSQPVLKKTRVQEQHMKLGSLSSRVFVDAVWSSTH; from the exons atgaatatacaacaaaatgcACCATTTTCCTGCTTTGATTTCCTTTattgtgaagaagaaaaatgggtTGAATGTGAGGGAGAAGAACAAGAAAGTGAAGTTACCTTAAACAACAACAGTCCCGATCCCAAAAATCCATTCTTTTCACCCTTGTTCCATGTATTGGAACAAGATATGTTCTGGGAAGATGAAGAACTTGAATCCCTTTTCCTAAAAGAGAGAGAATCTTGTTCTGAATCCGACAACAGTGTTGAAACCATTTGTCCCTTTTCACTAGCAAGAAAAGAATCTGTGGAGTGGATACTGAGAGTCAATGCTTATCATGGATTCTCAACCACGACTGCTATTCTTGCTGTTAATTATTTCGACAGGTTTATTTGGAGCTCAAATTTACGGACAAACAGTAAGCCATGGATGATGCAGCTTGCTGTTGTTACTTGTCTGTCCTTGGCAGCTAAAGTTGAAGAAACCCATGCCCCCCTTCTCTTAGATCTTCAG GTGGAGTGTTCAGAATGTGTGTTTGATGCCAAAACCATTCAGAAAATGGAGCTTCTGATTCTTTCATCACTCAAATGGAGGATGAATCCAGTGACCCCACTTTCATTTCTCGATCACATTGTGAGGAGGCTTGGGATGAAGGACTATAACTATATCCACTGGGAATTTCTCAGGAGCTGTCAAAATCTTCTGCTCTCAGTTATATCTG CAGATTCAAGAATCGTACACTATCTGCCATCTGTGTTAGCTACTGCCACTATGCTTCAAGTGATTCATCGGTTCGAGCCTTGTGATGATTCCATTGACCATGAAAACCAGCTTCTTCTTGTCCTCAAAACCAGAAAG GAACAAGTGGATGATTGTTACAATCTGATCTCACACTTATTACACAGTAAAAACATCCCCCCAAAGCGCAAATCCAGCCAAGTTTCAAGCATCCCAAATGGCTCAAATGATCAGTGGGAAAATTCATCATGCATTTCTTCGTCACCCAGCCAGCCAGTTCTCAAGAAAACCAGGGTTCAAGAACAGCACATGAAGCTGGGATCATTGAGCAGCAGAGTTTTTGTAGATGCCGTATGGAGCAGCACtcattga
- the LOC142542096 gene encoding uncharacterized protein LOC142542096 has translation MSTFGIQGQPLEITVVGCSKLKNTEWITRQDPYVCIEYGSSKFRTRTCKDGGKNPTFQEKFVLSLIEGLRELSVNVWNSNTLTYDDFIGSGKIQLQKVLSTGYDDSSWALQDKRGRHAGEVRLILHYANAYKPVTSHLPSVSPYSVTPGPQVSLYSAPPVSSYPPTSIPAPAHSLSYPPNPAVYPPHSAPPSYPPNQAVYPPPSAPPSYPPNPALYPPPSAPSPSYPPSPAVYPPPSYHQPPTYPPTYPPSPSPSVYPQHSVYPPPSNDPHYYPPGLYPPSPYHPRQY, from the exons ATGTCGACTTTTGGCATTCAAGGTCAACCGCTAGAGATTACAG TTGTTGGTTGTAGCAAATTGAAAAATACTGAATGGATCACCAGGCAAGATCCCTACGTTTGTATTGAATATGGTAGCTCCAAGTTTCGTACGCGTACTTGTAAAG ATGGAGGGAAGAATCCTACTTTTCAAGAGAAATTCGTGCTTTCCTTAATAGAAGGGTTGAGGGAATTAAGTGTTAATGTGTGGAACAGCAATACTCTGACTTACGACGATTTCATAGGCAGCGGAAA AATTCAACTACAGAAAGTTCTATCCACTGGTTACGACGATAGCTCATGGGCTCTTCAGGACAAAAGGGGAAG GCATGCTGGAGAAGTTCGATTAATACTCCACTATGCTAATGCCTAT AAGCCAGTTACCAGTCATCTCCCATCAGTTTCACCATATTCGGTAACGCCAGGTCCGCAAGTCTCTCTCTactcagcacctccagtctcttCATATCCGCCAACAAGTATCCCAGCTCCGGCTCATTCTCTGTCATACCCTCCTAATCCAGCAGTATATCCCCCACATTCAGCTCCTCCATCATACCCTCCAAATCAAGCAGTATATCCCCCACCTTCGGCTCCTCCATCATATCCTCCTAATCCAGCATTATATCCCCCACCTTCAGCTCCGTCTCCATCATACCCTCCTAGTCCAGCAGTATATCCCCCACCCTCGTATCATCAACCACCTACATATCCTCCAACTTATCCACCAAGTCCATCTCCTTCAGTGTATCCTCAGCATTCAGTGTATCCTCCGCCATCCAACGACCCACACTACTATCCTCCAG GTTTATATCCACCATCTCCTTATCACCCTCGGCAATACTAA
- the LOC142505443 gene encoding secreted RxLR effector protein 161-like, which translates to MKELGKASKILGMEICKDREKGLLHITQQGYISKVLSRFNMLNSKPVITPIGAHFKLSTEQSPSFEDEVSDMMKIPYASATGSIMYGMVSTRPDIAYASSLISRYMSNPGHEHWRAVKWVLRYLKGAYEVGLNYNNIWNTSEKVCGYVDADFAGDKDQRRSQTGYTFTLYGNTVSWKSTLQPIVALSTTESEYIAVTEAFKEALWIKGLVEELEGNAVKTVV; encoded by the coding sequence ATGAAGGAGCTGGGTAAAGCTTCAAAAATCCTTGGGATGGAGATATGTAAAGACAGGGAAAAAGGGCTGTTGCACATCACACAACAGGGATACATTTCAAAAGTTCTGAGCAGGTTTAACATGCTGAATTCAAAGCCAGTGATCACCCCTATTGGAGCTCACTTCAAACTATCAACTGAACAAAGTCCTAGTTTTGAGGACGAGGTGTCTGATATGATGAAAATCCCATATGCTAGTGCCACTGGCAGCATAATGTATGGCATGGTAAGCACTCGGCCTGACATAGCCTATGCTTCAAGCCTAATAAGCAGGTACATGTCAAATCCAGGGCATGAACATTGGCGTGCTGTTAAGTGGGTTTTAAGATATCTAAAGGGGGCTTATGAAGTTGGTCTGAATTATAACAACATATGGAATACGTCGGAAAAAGTATGTGGATATGTGGATGCTGACTTTGCAGGAGACAAGGACCAGAGAAGATCACAAACAGGGTATACCTTTACCTTATATGGAAACACTGTCAGCTGGAAATCAACACTTCAACCAATTGTGGCTCTATCTACTACTGAATCAGAGTACATAGCAGTAACTGAGGCATTTAAAGAAGCTTTGTGGATCAAAGGTTTGGTTGAAGAGCTGGAAGGAAATGCCGTTAAGACAGTGGTCTAG
- the LOC142542102 gene encoding phosphatidylinositol 3,4,5-trisphosphate 3-phosphatase and protein-tyrosine-phosphatase PTEN2A-like isoform X2 — MSLESSDSSNPQHIKTTDVPMSNPVESAPDNSQRDSPSKFSASGISTWAKNLKIPQPFVGSKDESPSGNSGQSTFSRFTSGFGLRMSPKSPQSDENSDLTSPTNQSSFIGTITKGFVDSSKSAVKAVQVKARHVVSQNKRRYQEGGFDLDMTYITENIIAMGFPAGDMSSGFFGYVEGLYRNHMEEVIRFFETYHKGKYKVYNLCSERLYDASLFEGKVASFPFDDHNCPPIQLILLFCQSAYSWLKEDIENVVVVHCKAGMARTGLMISSLLLYLKFFPTAEESIDYYNQKRCIDGKGLVLPSQIRYVKYFERILVYFNGENQPGRRCMLRGFRLHRCPYWIRPSITVSDHNGVLFTTKTHPRTKDLSPEDYWFSAPKKGIMVFALPGEPGLTELAGDFKIHFHDRQGDFYCWLNTTMIENRKVLNTSDLDGFDKRKLPSPGFQVEVVLVDYDAADVSTRTPAETTTDESIQTSGASTNTKPSPIPVEEPEAANNSNKEDDDVFSDNEDEVSASSQSNQSGKPPQVSSTLTAKDASPNSKDGSNQIANLTHKTEQVSLGTSGSTRSEPSIEAIGVNSSTNEASKPVEGVSEFKAMAADASIFSFGDDDDSESE; from the exons ATGAGTTTGGAATCTTCTGATTCGTCAAATCCTCAACATATTAAGACTACAGATGTACCGATGTCTAATCCCGTGGAATCTGCACCTGATAATTCTCAACGTGACTCACCTTCGAAGTTTTCTGCTTCTGGCATCTCCACTTGGGCAAAGAATCTAAAAATTCCCCAGCCGTTTGTGGGTTCCAAGGATGAATCACCCTCTGGAAATTCGGGGCAGTCAACATTTTCACGTTTCACTAGTGGGTTTGGATTGCGCATGTCTCCAAAATCTCCTCAATCAGATGAAAATTCTGATTTAACTTCACCAACCAACCAGTCCAGCTTTATTGGTACCATTACAAAAGGTTTTGTCGACTCATCTAAGAGTGCAGTTAAGGCGGTGCAGGTCAAAGCTCGCCATGTTGTATCCCAAAATAAAAGAAGATACCAG GAAGGGGGATTTGATTTAGATATGACCTACATCACAGAGAACATCATTGCCATGGGCTTCCCCGCGGGTGATATGAGTTCTGGATTTTTCGGTTATGTGGAG GGATTATACAGGAACCACATGGAGGAAGTAATCAGGTTCTTTGAAACTTATCACAAG GGGAAATACAAAGTATACAACCTTTGTTCTGAAAGATTGTATGATGCATCATTGTTTGAGGGAAAG GTGGCTAGCTTTCCATTTGATGATCACAATTGCCCTCCTATCCAGCTCATTCTGTTATTTTGTCAAAGTGCATATTCATGGTTGAAGGAAGATATTGAAAATGTCGTCGTTGTGCATTGTAAAGCAGGAATGGCAAGGACAGGATTGATGATTTCTAGTCTTCTTCTGTACCTGAAG TTCTTTCCCACAGCGGAGGAATCAATTGATTACTACAACCAGAAAAGATGTATTGATGGGAAAGGGCTTGTTCTGCCTAGTCAGATT AGATATGTCAAGTATTTTGAACGAATCTTAGTTTATTTCAATGGAGAAAATCAGCCCGGTCGTAG GTGCATGCTCAGAGGATTCCGGCTGCATAGATGCCCATACTGGATCAGGCCTTCAATTACAGTTTCTGATCATAATG GTGTGCTATTCACAACAAAAACACATCCTAGAACCAAGGATTTATCG CCTGAAGATTATTGGTTTAGTGCACCTAAGAAAGGGATAATGGTGTTTGCCCTTCCTGGGGAGCCTGGTCTGACAGAGTTGGCTGGCGATTTCAAAATCCATTTTCATGATCGCCAAGGAGACTTTTATTG CTGGTTAAACACCACAATGATCGAGAACCGGAAAGTTCTGAACACAAGTGATCTTGATGGTTTTGACAAG AGAAAACTGCCATCCCCGGGCTTCCAAGTCGAAGTTGTACTCGTAGATTATGATGCCGCTGACGTTTCAACAAGAACCCCAGCAGAAACCACTACTGATGAATCTATCCAAACTTCCGGTGCAAGTACAAACACAAAACCTAGTCCCATCCCTGTTGAGGAGCCTGAAGCTGCAAATAACTCGAATAAAGAGGACGACGACGTGTTCTCCGACAATGAAGATGAAGTATCCGCATCTTCACAATCCAATCAGTCTGGTAAGCCTCCCCAAGTTAGTTCAACTTTGACTGCCAAAGATGCTTCACCGAACAGCAAAGATGGCTCGAATCAAATAGCAAATTTGACTCACAAAACAGAACAAGTCTCGTTAGGAACTTCAGGTTCAACTCGATCTGAGCCAAGCATAGAGGCTATTGGAGTAAATTCGTCGACAAACGAAGCATCAAAGCCAGTGGAGGGGGTGAGTGAGTTCAAAGCAATGGCTGCAGATGCTTCGATATTTTCATTTGGAGATGACGATGATTCAGAAAGTGAGTAG
- the LOC142542102 gene encoding phosphatidylinositol 3,4,5-trisphosphate 3-phosphatase and protein-tyrosine-phosphatase PTEN2A-like isoform X1: MFSNLILSCFVSYVEAIGTLLYILHVYNLTEFLFLHVFSVPVILQVLNISAVGMSLESSDSSNPQHIKTTDVPMSNPVESAPDNSQRDSPSKFSASGISTWAKNLKIPQPFVGSKDESPSGNSGQSTFSRFTSGFGLRMSPKSPQSDENSDLTSPTNQSSFIGTITKGFVDSSKSAVKAVQVKARHVVSQNKRRYQEGGFDLDMTYITENIIAMGFPAGDMSSGFFGYVEGLYRNHMEEVIRFFETYHKGKYKVYNLCSERLYDASLFEGKVASFPFDDHNCPPIQLILLFCQSAYSWLKEDIENVVVVHCKAGMARTGLMISSLLLYLKFFPTAEESIDYYNQKRCIDGKGLVLPSQIRYVKYFERILVYFNGENQPGRRCMLRGFRLHRCPYWIRPSITVSDHNGVLFTTKTHPRTKDLSPEDYWFSAPKKGIMVFALPGEPGLTELAGDFKIHFHDRQGDFYCWLNTTMIENRKVLNTSDLDGFDKRKLPSPGFQVEVVLVDYDAADVSTRTPAETTTDESIQTSGASTNTKPSPIPVEEPEAANNSNKEDDDVFSDNEDEVSASSQSNQSGKPPQVSSTLTAKDASPNSKDGSNQIANLTHKTEQVSLGTSGSTRSEPSIEAIGVNSSTNEASKPVEGVSEFKAMAADASIFSFGDDDDSESE; this comes from the exons ATGTTTTCCAACCTCATACTTAGTTGCTTTGTCTCATATGTGGAAGCTATCGGCACTCTGTTGTATATTCTACATGTATATAACCTCACTGAGTTTCTGTTTCTTCATGTTTTCAGT GTTCCTGTGATTCTTCAAGTGTTAAACATTTCAGCTGTTGGAATGAGTTTGGAATCTTCTGATTCGTCAAATCCTCAACATATTAAGACTACAGATGTACCGATGTCTAATCCCGTGGAATCTGCACCTGATAATTCTCAACGTGACTCACCTTCGAAGTTTTCTGCTTCTGGCATCTCCACTTGGGCAAAGAATCTAAAAATTCCCCAGCCGTTTGTGGGTTCCAAGGATGAATCACCCTCTGGAAATTCGGGGCAGTCAACATTTTCACGTTTCACTAGTGGGTTTGGATTGCGCATGTCTCCAAAATCTCCTCAATCAGATGAAAATTCTGATTTAACTTCACCAACCAACCAGTCCAGCTTTATTGGTACCATTACAAAAGGTTTTGTCGACTCATCTAAGAGTGCAGTTAAGGCGGTGCAGGTCAAAGCTCGCCATGTTGTATCCCAAAATAAAAGAAGATACCAG GAAGGGGGATTTGATTTAGATATGACCTACATCACAGAGAACATCATTGCCATGGGCTTCCCCGCGGGTGATATGAGTTCTGGATTTTTCGGTTATGTGGAG GGATTATACAGGAACCACATGGAGGAAGTAATCAGGTTCTTTGAAACTTATCACAAG GGGAAATACAAAGTATACAACCTTTGTTCTGAAAGATTGTATGATGCATCATTGTTTGAGGGAAAG GTGGCTAGCTTTCCATTTGATGATCACAATTGCCCTCCTATCCAGCTCATTCTGTTATTTTGTCAAAGTGCATATTCATGGTTGAAGGAAGATATTGAAAATGTCGTCGTTGTGCATTGTAAAGCAGGAATGGCAAGGACAGGATTGATGATTTCTAGTCTTCTTCTGTACCTGAAG TTCTTTCCCACAGCGGAGGAATCAATTGATTACTACAACCAGAAAAGATGTATTGATGGGAAAGGGCTTGTTCTGCCTAGTCAGATT AGATATGTCAAGTATTTTGAACGAATCTTAGTTTATTTCAATGGAGAAAATCAGCCCGGTCGTAG GTGCATGCTCAGAGGATTCCGGCTGCATAGATGCCCATACTGGATCAGGCCTTCAATTACAGTTTCTGATCATAATG GTGTGCTATTCACAACAAAAACACATCCTAGAACCAAGGATTTATCG CCTGAAGATTATTGGTTTAGTGCACCTAAGAAAGGGATAATGGTGTTTGCCCTTCCTGGGGAGCCTGGTCTGACAGAGTTGGCTGGCGATTTCAAAATCCATTTTCATGATCGCCAAGGAGACTTTTATTG CTGGTTAAACACCACAATGATCGAGAACCGGAAAGTTCTGAACACAAGTGATCTTGATGGTTTTGACAAG AGAAAACTGCCATCCCCGGGCTTCCAAGTCGAAGTTGTACTCGTAGATTATGATGCCGCTGACGTTTCAACAAGAACCCCAGCAGAAACCACTACTGATGAATCTATCCAAACTTCCGGTGCAAGTACAAACACAAAACCTAGTCCCATCCCTGTTGAGGAGCCTGAAGCTGCAAATAACTCGAATAAAGAGGACGACGACGTGTTCTCCGACAATGAAGATGAAGTATCCGCATCTTCACAATCCAATCAGTCTGGTAAGCCTCCCCAAGTTAGTTCAACTTTGACTGCCAAAGATGCTTCACCGAACAGCAAAGATGGCTCGAATCAAATAGCAAATTTGACTCACAAAACAGAACAAGTCTCGTTAGGAACTTCAGGTTCAACTCGATCTGAGCCAAGCATAGAGGCTATTGGAGTAAATTCGTCGACAAACGAAGCATCAAAGCCAGTGGAGGGGGTGAGTGAGTTCAAAGCAATGGCTGCAGATGCTTCGATATTTTCATTTGGAGATGACGATGATTCAGAAAGTGAGTAG